In the genome of Flaviflexus ciconiae, one region contains:
- a CDS encoding YchJ family protein, whose translation MEPTTAEELMRSRFDAFARSDEEWLLRTWHPTTRPETVDLTDNPQWRGLQIVDVVDGGPEDTDGIVEFRATYKEAGGGIGVLQERSRFVQERGRWFYVEAIN comes from the coding sequence GTGGAACCGACAACTGCTGAAGAACTCATGAGGTCCCGCTTCGACGCCTTCGCGCGAAGCGACGAAGAGTGGTTGCTTCGCACCTGGCATCCCACGACCCGCCCGGAGACGGTTGACCTGACGGACAATCCGCAGTGGCGGGGGTTGCAGATCGTCGACGTCGTTGACGGAGGCCCGGAAGATACTGACGGAATAGTCGAATTCCGAGCTACCTATAAGGAAGCCGGGGGAGGGATTGGCGTCCTTCAGGAGCGCTCGCGGTTTGTCCAAGAAAGAGGCCGTTGGTTCTACGTGGAAGCCATCAATTAG
- a CDS encoding iron chaperone, with the protein MKPATIDEYISVAPDEIQPRLQEIREAIRERIPDRVEAIKWGSPAFCHPDGMILVMFSSHRKHANVVVTPRAKEAVADKLGDLETGKGSIKIPHSIPVPTDAIHALVNERVREYSEEGATWM; encoded by the coding sequence GTGAAGCCGGCAACAATCGACGAATACATTTCCGTCGCACCCGACGAAATCCAGCCTCGACTCCAGGAGATCCGGGAGGCAATCCGCGAGCGCATTCCCGACCGTGTCGAAGCGATCAAGTGGGGTAGCCCAGCTTTCTGCCATCCCGATGGAATGATTCTCGTCATGTTTTCCAGCCATAGGAAGCACGCCAACGTTGTGGTCACCCCCCGCGCTAAAGAGGCGGTCGCCGACAAGCTAGGCGATCTTGAGACCGGTAAGGGCTCTATCAAAATTCCGCACAGCATCCCGGTCCCCACTGATGCTATCCACGCTCTCGTCAATGAGAGGGTGCGCGAGTACTCCGAAGAAGGCGCCACCTGGATGTGA
- a CDS encoding DUF2798 domain-containing protein yields the protein MTFIMVSVMSGLLSLIFSGPSMEWLKAWPGQFIIAWPIAFCLTMVACPASMALGKKVMGLSKPRPVATQEAEPVTVNA from the coding sequence ATGACTTTCATTATGGTCTCGGTTATGTCGGGCCTCCTCAGCCTTATCTTCTCCGGCCCCTCCATGGAATGGCTGAAGGCCTGGCCCGGCCAGTTCATCATCGCTTGGCCCATCGCATTCTGCTTGACGATGGTGGCGTGCCCGGCCTCGATGGCACTCGGCAAGAAGGTTATGGGCCTTTCCAAGCCTCGCCCGGTTGCGACGCAGGAGGCTGAGCCGGTGACGGTTAATGCCTAG
- a CDS encoding MarR family winged helix-turn-helix transcriptional regulator produces the protein MAVSRRELVYEQMILSRAASQNSPPHGRQWELDRSAAFLVARLAASGPMSVSEFADGFGLDTSTVHRQVAAAISCGLIERIPGESGSQARRHVPTQEGLAALDRELNARSDTLTRVTADWTDDEVSQFTALTRRLNESLEELRGHPWPRPLP, from the coding sequence GTGGCCGTTTCTCGTCGCGAGCTCGTTTACGAGCAGATGATTCTTTCGCGCGCAGCCTCGCAAAACTCTCCGCCGCACGGTCGGCAATGGGAGTTGGATAGGAGCGCCGCCTTTCTTGTTGCTCGCCTTGCGGCTTCGGGCCCGATGTCGGTCAGTGAGTTCGCCGACGGGTTTGGTCTCGACACATCGACGGTTCATCGTCAGGTTGCGGCGGCGATATCGTGCGGGTTGATCGAACGGATTCCGGGAGAGAGCGGGTCCCAGGCTCGCCGTCATGTTCCAACCCAGGAGGGCCTTGCGGCGCTCGACCGGGAGTTGAATGCGCGCAGCGACACTCTTACTCGCGTGACTGCCGACTGGACTGATGATGAGGTTTCCCAGTTCACAGCACTCACGCGCAGACTCAACGAATCACTTGAGGAGCTTCGCGGCCATCCCTGGCCAAGGCCCCTCCCGTAG
- a CDS encoding Na+/H+ antiporter family protein, whose translation MSMTTEEAANKSSDRIELKEVFPRHVVVTVLGLAAVYGALELTGNPVNAVVLAIVVMVALCLIKVPVTIALLAAALLGGLQAGMGMEGALGAFNDSLLSGAQVGLTYVMVGALAVALSRSGLIELFAHWVTTKVGTDEQKTNKGVKWALYGLFVVASLLSQNLVPVHIAFIPILIPPLLVVLNRLKIDRRAVACILACSMSAAYLLLPTGFGAIYLNEILLANVNDFGADHGLTATADMAPRAMFWPVMGLFAGMLFAVLVTYRKPRTYEAPLSTSTLATAPATERIKLRPYPLIMTILALAAALYFQIAFDSLLMGAMVGFILLSIGGIFRWNAQDDVFTQGLLMMAQIAVIITVASGFAGLLAQTGHIEPLIAATADFVGGNKAFGAFLMLFIGLFITIGFGDSFASVPILAPIYIPLALELGFSPLATMALLGASAALGDAGSPASTISLGVTAGLNADGRHDHIKDSVIPTFLHCNVGMLLFAWVAALML comes from the coding sequence ATGAGCATGACAACTGAAGAAGCAGCCAATAAATCGTCAGACCGAATTGAACTAAAAGAGGTCTTTCCACGACATGTGGTTGTCACAGTCCTTGGCCTTGCGGCTGTCTATGGCGCGCTGGAGCTCACCGGGAATCCGGTCAACGCGGTCGTCTTGGCAATCGTTGTCATGGTCGCGCTATGCCTCATCAAGGTTCCGGTGACGATTGCGCTCCTTGCGGCTGCGCTGCTTGGCGGCCTCCAAGCCGGCATGGGAATGGAGGGGGCGCTAGGCGCCTTCAATGACAGCCTGCTGTCCGGGGCACAGGTGGGCCTCACCTACGTCATGGTGGGCGCTCTGGCCGTCGCACTGTCGCGAAGCGGCCTCATTGAACTCTTTGCCCACTGGGTGACAACGAAGGTTGGGACCGACGAGCAGAAAACGAACAAGGGTGTGAAGTGGGCCCTCTACGGACTTTTTGTCGTGGCCTCCCTGCTTTCGCAGAACCTCGTTCCGGTCCACATCGCCTTTATCCCGATCCTTATCCCACCGCTCCTGGTTGTCCTCAACCGCCTAAAGATTGACCGGCGTGCCGTCGCCTGCATCCTTGCCTGCTCGATGAGTGCCGCCTATCTGCTCCTGCCAACAGGCTTCGGAGCGATCTACCTCAACGAGATTCTCCTGGCGAACGTCAACGATTTCGGTGCGGACCACGGCTTAACGGCTACGGCTGACATGGCGCCTCGCGCCATGTTCTGGCCCGTCATGGGACTCTTTGCCGGCATGCTTTTCGCCGTGCTCGTCACCTACCGCAAGCCCCGCACCTACGAGGCACCTCTCTCCACCTCGACGTTGGCAACCGCCCCGGCGACCGAACGCATCAAGCTCCGCCCCTACCCGCTGATCATGACGATCCTGGCACTGGCAGCCGCACTCTACTTCCAGATCGCCTTCGACTCGCTACTCATGGGCGCCATGGTCGGCTTTATCCTGCTCAGCATTGGCGGGATCTTTAGGTGGAATGCGCAGGATGATGTTTTCACTCAGGGCCTTCTGATGATGGCGCAGATTGCCGTGATCATCACCGTTGCCTCGGGCTTCGCCGGGCTCCTTGCCCAGACCGGCCACATCGAACCCCTGATCGCAGCCACCGCGGACTTCGTTGGCGGCAACAAGGCGTTCGGTGCTTTCCTCATGCTGTTCATCGGCCTGTTCATCACGATCGGTTTCGGCGACTCTTTCGCGTCCGTTCCGATCCTCGCCCCGATCTACATTCCGCTTGCTCTCGAGCTCGGCTTCAGTCCGCTGGCCACCATGGCACTACTGGGAGCATCCGCGGCCCTGGGTGATGCTGGATCACCCGCCTCAACGATCTCGCTCGGCGTCACCGCGGGTCTGAACGCGGACGGCAGGCACGACCACATCAAGGACTCGGTCATCCCAACCTTCCTGCACTGCAACGTTGGAATGCTGCTGTTCGCCTGGGTCGCCGCACTCATGCTCTGA
- a CDS encoding MDR family MFS transporter produces the protein MSQPESQPVKRNIVLAVLLSGAFIIILNQTLLNTALPTFMEEFGITENAAQWVTTVFMLVNGVMIPVTAFLIEKFSTRKLFMAAMLIFSVGTAICAAAPSFGVLLLGRVVQAASGGMIMPLMQTIVFAMFSFHRRGSAMGTLGLVISFAPAIGPSLSGWIVDNMPWQTLFIMMLPIALIDAVFAYFLLRNVTENTNPKLDFLSLTLSTIGFGGLLFGFSTAGSAGWGSANVIGPLVVGLLALAWFTRRQLTLEKPMLDIRVLSNPMFTLGTLLGMTIFVVMIGGMLILPLYMQNMADFTAMESGIALLPGAVVMGVVSPITGRVFDRFGGKWLSFFGFILATASTFMLAQLSLDTTLEYLAIVNAVRMLGVAMVIMPVTTAALNELPQRMIPHGTAVNNTLRQISSSIGAAVMVTIMTATAKDPAVYGIEGVIHGANVAFIVSGSLGILGIIGSLFIRNRQSPAASEINEPQE, from the coding sequence ATGTCCCAACCAGAATCCCAACCGGTGAAGCGCAATATTGTTCTTGCGGTTCTCCTCTCGGGTGCGTTCATCATCATTCTGAACCAGACCCTGCTGAATACGGCTCTGCCGACGTTCATGGAGGAGTTCGGGATCACGGAGAATGCCGCCCAGTGGGTGACGACGGTCTTCATGCTCGTCAATGGCGTCATGATTCCCGTGACAGCATTTCTGATCGAGAAGTTCAGCACGAGGAAACTGTTTATGGCGGCGATGCTGATCTTCTCGGTCGGCACGGCAATATGTGCGGCGGCACCGTCCTTCGGCGTTCTCCTTCTTGGTCGCGTTGTTCAGGCCGCGAGTGGCGGCATGATCATGCCTCTTATGCAGACCATTGTGTTTGCCATGTTTTCGTTCCATCGTCGCGGTTCGGCCATGGGAACCCTGGGCCTTGTCATTTCCTTTGCTCCGGCAATCGGACCCAGCCTGTCGGGCTGGATCGTTGACAACATGCCCTGGCAGACCCTGTTTATCATGATGCTGCCGATTGCTTTGATCGACGCAGTCTTCGCCTATTTCCTGCTCCGCAACGTCACGGAGAACACGAACCCGAAGCTCGATTTCCTGTCACTCACCCTGTCCACAATTGGTTTTGGCGGGCTACTGTTTGGTTTCAGTACCGCGGGAAGTGCGGGATGGGGGAGCGCAAATGTGATCGGCCCCCTGGTCGTTGGCCTTCTCGCTCTTGCCTGGTTCACTCGCCGTCAGCTCACCCTTGAAAAGCCCATGCTTGATATTCGGGTTCTCTCGAACCCTATGTTCACGCTCGGAACCCTGCTTGGTATGACGATCTTTGTGGTCATGATCGGTGGCATGCTGATCCTGCCTCTCTACATGCAGAACATGGCTGACTTTACGGCCATGGAGTCCGGCATTGCTCTCCTGCCGGGTGCCGTTGTCATGGGAGTCGTCTCCCCTATCACGGGCAGGGTGTTCGACCGATTCGGCGGCAAATGGCTGTCGTTCTTCGGCTTTATCCTCGCCACCGCATCCACGTTTATGCTCGCCCAACTATCACTCGACACGACGCTCGAGTACCTGGCGATCGTCAATGCGGTCCGCATGCTTGGCGTTGCAATGGTGATCATGCCGGTAACAACGGCGGCCCTGAACGAGCTGCCGCAGCGCATGATTCCGCACGGTACTGCCGTCAACAACACGCTCCGCCAGATCTCTTCCTCGATCGGTGCCGCGGTCATGGTGACGATTATGACCGCCACGGCCAAGGATCCTGCCGTTTACGGAATTGAGGGAGTCATTCACGGAGCCAACGTGGCTTTCATTGTTTCCGGTTCCCTCGGCATTCTCGGAATCATTGGTTCCCTCTTTATCCGAAACCGCCAATCTCCCGCGGCCTCCGAGATCAACGAGCCACAGGAGTAA
- a CDS encoding class I SAM-dependent methyltransferase yields the protein MDSKLIDELAELHDQASMVGWDFSRLDGRMKADEPWWDFEEDCAVAVQSAASVLDMGTGGGERLTRLLDAFGWQGSPAILATEGWEPNVPVAKEVLLPRGIEVRQYDPDNDDPMPFENDQFDLIMSRHEGMDASEIARILAPGGRYLTQQVSGFDAEELHEWFGAEYLYPEVTAKSYVAQLETAGLVVDTVDEWAGAMTFADVQALVTYIALVPWDVPGFRVADHREVLTKLAKNSPIEVTQRRFRVYVVKSQ from the coding sequence ATGGACTCGAAGCTGATTGATGAGCTGGCTGAACTGCACGACCAAGCAAGCATGGTTGGCTGGGATTTTTCTCGGCTTGACGGTCGAATGAAAGCAGACGAGCCCTGGTGGGACTTTGAAGAGGACTGTGCCGTAGCCGTCCAATCTGCCGCAAGCGTCCTTGATATGGGAACGGGCGGTGGCGAGCGCCTAACGCGCCTCCTTGACGCGTTTGGATGGCAGGGGAGTCCAGCTATTTTGGCTACAGAAGGCTGGGAACCAAATGTTCCGGTCGCGAAAGAAGTCCTGTTGCCGCGCGGTATCGAGGTTAGACAGTACGACCCGGACAACGACGATCCGATGCCATTCGAGAACGACCAGTTCGATCTCATCATGTCTAGGCACGAAGGAATGGATGCGAGCGAGATTGCGCGAATTCTTGCGCCCGGAGGTCGATACCTGACCCAGCAAGTGTCGGGGTTCGATGCGGAAGAACTCCACGAATGGTTCGGCGCCGAATATCTCTACCCCGAGGTCACTGCTAAGTCATACGTCGCTCAGCTGGAAACTGCCGGGCTTGTTGTCGATACCGTGGATGAATGGGCGGGAGCAATGACGTTTGCGGATGTGCAGGCACTCGTCACCTATATTGCTCTTGTGCCGTGGGATGTGCCGGGCTTTCGAGTTGCCGATCATCGTGAAGTTCTAACCAAACTTGCGAAGAACTCTCCGATCGAAGTGACTCAACGCCGATTTCGCGTCTATGTGGTGAAATCACAGTGA
- a CDS encoding RpiB/LacA/LacB family sugar-phosphate isomerase, producing MRIVIGAPSNGAALKEEVRQYLERDNRVSNVVDLSTPDVTYPDVSIRAAQMVVDGEADRAILICGTGVGTAIAASKVRGARAATAHDLITARGAVENYDAQILCMGQNIIAPIYATALVDVWLDAKHDPAGFYGPKVREISDYESGTGRG from the coding sequence ATGAGGATTGTGATCGGGGCGCCTAGTAATGGTGCGGCGCTGAAGGAAGAAGTCAGGCAGTATCTTGAGCGCGATAATCGCGTCAGCAACGTTGTGGACCTATCGACTCCGGACGTTACCTATCCTGATGTTTCGATCCGGGCGGCGCAGATGGTTGTTGACGGTGAAGCAGACCGCGCCATTCTTATCTGCGGCACCGGTGTTGGTACCGCTATCGCGGCAAGCAAGGTCAGGGGCGCACGCGCCGCGACGGCCCATGACCTCATTACTGCACGGGGTGCGGTGGAGAACTACGATGCTCAGATCCTGTGCATGGGGCAGAACATTATCGCTCCCATCTACGCCACCGCCCTCGTTGATGTGTGGCTTGATGCGAAGCATGATCCGGCAGGTTTCTATGGGCCTAAGGTGCGCGAAATCAGTGACTACGAGTCCGGCACCGGGCGCGGATAA
- a CDS encoding VOC family protein: MKVAFVNVSIAVRDIEAAIAFFTDLGLHVVGRDTVQGEWSETAVGLDGNRAKIAILETSAGEGQIELFEYLYPEAIEIEPLAPNTVGMHRVALAVEDIDVALEIAGKHGCLPLRGVANYQDVYKLTYVRGPSDIIVMLAQDLRSS; encoded by the coding sequence ATGAAGGTCGCATTCGTTAATGTCAGCATAGCGGTGCGTGACATCGAAGCCGCAATCGCATTCTTTACCGATCTCGGGCTTCACGTCGTTGGGCGCGACACCGTCCAGGGTGAATGGTCTGAGACGGCCGTTGGCCTCGACGGCAATCGTGCCAAGATCGCCATACTCGAGACGTCCGCTGGTGAGGGCCAGATCGAGCTTTTTGAGTACCTCTATCCAGAGGCAATCGAGATAGAACCGCTTGCGCCGAATACGGTGGGTATGCACAGAGTGGCCCTTGCCGTTGAGGATATTGATGTGGCCCTCGAGATCGCGGGAAAGCACGGTTGTCTCCCGCTGCGCGGTGTCGCGAACTACCAGGACGTGTACAAGCTGACCTATGTCCGTGGCCCCTCGGACATCATCGTCATGCTGGCGCAGGACCTTCGCTCGTCCTGA
- a CDS encoding LptM family lipoprotein: MTRLFRLIVVLLSVVALAGCGGSGDGDEGFIKEYEDLNGMMTQRGTAFLEVEIPDDHVFSPASEDEARGLLDDGHGVIYFGFPSCPWCRNAVGPMDEAAKESGIEEIHYVNVSQIRDGQEGADYYAFLLEELGEFAPEYPTEEDPGARRILVPLVAAVVDGEVVGSHLGSAPSQTDPSVALSDSQREELIGLYTDLFSAVP, from the coding sequence ATGACACGTCTTTTCCGTCTGATCGTAGTTCTCCTATCAGTCGTTGCTCTTGCTGGTTGCGGAGGTAGCGGTGATGGTGATGAGGGATTCATCAAGGAATACGAAGATCTCAACGGGATGATGACGCAGAGGGGGACCGCTTTCTTGGAGGTAGAGATCCCTGATGATCATGTCTTCTCGCCGGCCTCGGAGGATGAGGCGCGGGGGCTACTGGATGATGGTCATGGGGTCATTTACTTCGGATTCCCGTCGTGTCCGTGGTGCCGGAATGCTGTTGGGCCGATGGATGAGGCGGCGAAGGAATCGGGGATCGAGGAGATCCACTACGTCAATGTCTCCCAGATTCGTGACGGTCAGGAAGGTGCCGACTACTACGCATTCCTCCTTGAAGAGCTAGGTGAGTTCGCTCCCGAGTATCCGACCGAGGAGGATCCCGGTGCTCGACGTATCCTGGTTCCCCTGGTGGCTGCAGTTGTTGATGGCGAGGTTGTTGGTAGCCACCTGGGAAGTGCCCCGTCGCAGACCGATCCATCGGTTGCGCTGAGTGATTCCCAGCGCGAAGAACTCATCGGGCTATACACCGACCTCTTCTCCGCGGTCCCGTAA
- a CDS encoding GNAT family N-acetyltransferase, giving the protein MAFQTPTLETERLTLRPFGAADKDEIYALQSDPYVLRYWDSSPWTRREQADRFIERSATMARDEKGIRLAVDRRSDGAFVGWCAFNEWNPDFRSGELGYCFKREEWGKGYATEAGRAVLEWMFENTNLNRVQSAADTRNPASGKVLQKLGFILEGTMREDCIVDGVVSDSWIFGLLRKDWEKLQASA; this is encoded by the coding sequence GTGGCGTTCCAGACGCCAACGCTCGAGACCGAGCGGCTTACCCTGCGGCCCTTTGGGGCTGCCGATAAGGACGAGATCTACGCTCTTCAAAGCGATCCGTACGTACTCCGCTACTGGGACTCCTCGCCGTGGACTAGGCGGGAGCAGGCCGACCGCTTTATCGAGCGGTCGGCAACCATGGCGCGCGACGAAAAAGGTATTCGCCTGGCTGTTGATCGGAGATCCGATGGCGCGTTCGTTGGGTGGTGCGCTTTTAATGAATGGAACCCCGACTTTCGCAGTGGTGAGCTCGGCTACTGCTTTAAAAGGGAAGAGTGGGGCAAGGGCTACGCGACCGAAGCTGGGCGCGCCGTGCTTGAGTGGATGTTTGAGAACACGAACCTTAACCGGGTCCAATCGGCTGCCGACACTCGCAACCCAGCATCGGGCAAGGTGCTCCAAAAGCTCGGATTCATTCTTGAAGGGACAATGAGAGAAGACTGCATTGTTGATGGGGTCGTCTCCGACTCGTGGATCTTTGGGCTACTGCGCAAGGATTGGGAAAAGCTTCAAGCTTCGGCCTAG
- the focA gene encoding formate transporter FocA: protein MPAENGILTPAEMARAAEDAAFGKATSHQLKSFLLALTAGGYIALGFVFFVTSQVGAADMPWGVSKVLGGLVFSTGLTLVVLTGAELFTSSTLTLTARASGRITTWQLLRNWVIVYLGNFIGALTIVALIFFAKTWEQADGGWGAVVLDVSMKKVSHGFGEAFALGILCNLMVCLAIWAAYGGRNTIDKVAAVTLPIALFVASGFEHSVANMFMIPLGILIVTFAGDGFWSAAGIDPAAYGDLTWSNFFVDNLLPVTLGNIVGGGVMIGVLYWTIFHFLDKPGKPMPNPSVGGREEDK from the coding sequence ATGCCTGCAGAGAACGGAATCCTCACACCGGCGGAGATGGCGAGGGCAGCTGAAGACGCAGCTTTCGGTAAGGCCACAAGCCACCAGCTGAAGTCTTTTCTACTTGCACTGACCGCGGGCGGCTATATTGCCCTCGGCTTCGTTTTCTTTGTCACCAGCCAGGTTGGCGCGGCGGATATGCCATGGGGTGTCTCCAAGGTTCTTGGTGGCCTCGTGTTCTCCACGGGTCTCACCCTCGTTGTCTTGACGGGCGCCGAACTCTTTACTTCGTCTACTCTGACCTTGACTGCGCGTGCCAGTGGCCGGATTACGACATGGCAGTTGCTGAGGAACTGGGTGATTGTCTATCTCGGTAACTTCATCGGTGCCCTGACGATCGTTGCCCTGATTTTCTTCGCCAAGACCTGGGAGCAGGCCGATGGTGGGTGGGGAGCGGTCGTTCTTGATGTTTCGATGAAGAAGGTCAGCCACGGCTTCGGTGAGGCCTTCGCGCTCGGTATTCTCTGTAACCTCATGGTCTGCCTCGCAATCTGGGCTGCCTACGGCGGACGCAACACGATCGACAAGGTTGCGGCAGTCACGCTGCCGATCGCCCTCTTTGTGGCCTCCGGTTTTGAGCACTCGGTCGCCAACATGTTCATGATTCCCCTCGGCATCCTCATCGTTACCTTCGCAGGCGATGGGTTCTGGTCGGCGGCAGGGATCGACCCCGCGGCCTACGGTGACCTCACGTGGAGCAATTTCTTCGTTGACAACCTCCTGCCTGTCACGCTCGGCAACATTGTCGGTGGTGGCGTCATGATCGGCGTCCTCTACTGGACGATCTTCCACTTCCTCGACAAGCCCGGTAAGCCCATGCCAAACCCCAGCGTTGGTGGGCGCGAAGAAGATAAGTGA
- a CDS encoding maleylpyruvate isomerase family mycothiol-dependent enzyme encodes MTAQLRDERRDVACAVLRQVGPNAPTLCEGWSAYDLAVHLWTLNHSLIQAPADTLGMKNTARRLMERTKEQWPYEELDSQLESGPASFRWMPCDFREDYRHSLGEWYIHGQDARRANGIPVEQLGEKTQSALWERLKVSAKAVRRKQVIAFRTLDGDSSSIGKTASSGSKGRGVVVTGLRSELFLWAYGREAVANVEVAGGTTI; translated from the coding sequence ATGACGGCTCAGTTGCGGGACGAACGTAGGGATGTGGCCTGTGCGGTTCTTCGGCAGGTTGGGCCGAATGCGCCGACTTTGTGCGAAGGATGGAGTGCGTACGATCTTGCCGTGCACCTTTGGACGCTCAACCACTCGCTCATCCAAGCACCCGCTGACACGCTGGGGATGAAAAACACTGCCAGACGGTTGATGGAACGCACGAAGGAACAATGGCCTTACGAGGAACTCGACAGCCAACTTGAAAGCGGCCCCGCTTCGTTTCGGTGGATGCCATGTGATTTTCGGGAGGACTACCGCCACTCGCTTGGCGAGTGGTACATCCACGGTCAGGATGCGAGGCGAGCAAACGGAATACCCGTGGAGCAACTTGGCGAGAAAACCCAGAGTGCACTGTGGGAGAGGCTTAAAGTCTCGGCCAAAGCAGTTAGGCGCAAGCAAGTTATTGCTTTCCGTACCCTGGATGGAGATTCCTCCTCGATCGGAAAGACTGCGTCAAGCGGCTCCAAGGGCCGCGGGGTTGTGGTGACAGGGCTACGGTCGGAACTGTTTCTGTGGGCTTACGGCAGAGAAGCCGTGGCGAATGTTGAGGTCGCGGGAGGCACGACCATCTGA
- a CDS encoding TetR/AcrR family transcriptional regulator, with protein sequence MARDAQPRQVGRPARISRDNIIDTVLEIGIDRATIAAVAECLAVDPSTLYGHIKNRDDMLGEAADRAIRQARWPQEAMTDWRTFLEAIADRLWELYCNNSGLAQHLRSMPIAPPALLSRSAQIVTTLVELFDIPLGEAALVVDSVGDSVIDSFIFISQLDSKTNPDGPTMRAGALASLHEAMEAGVDEQLADYITVLEEALGQDGVPGDYWKDKIALILDGLTYRLEKL encoded by the coding sequence ATGGCGCGAGACGCTCAGCCACGGCAGGTAGGCAGGCCTGCTCGGATTTCGCGAGACAACATCATCGATACCGTTCTCGAGATCGGTATCGACCGAGCAACGATTGCTGCTGTCGCAGAGTGCCTGGCAGTTGACCCCTCAACGCTTTACGGCCACATTAAGAATCGGGATGACATGCTGGGCGAGGCCGCCGATAGGGCTATTCGGCAGGCCAGGTGGCCGCAGGAAGCCATGACGGACTGGCGCACGTTCCTGGAAGCAATTGCCGACAGACTGTGGGAGCTTTACTGCAACAACTCGGGCCTGGCGCAACACCTGCGCAGCATGCCCATTGCCCCACCGGCACTGCTTTCCCGTTCCGCGCAGATCGTTACCACTCTCGTCGAACTATTCGATATCCCTCTCGGCGAGGCCGCGCTCGTCGTCGACAGCGTCGGGGATTCCGTCATCGACTCCTTCATCTTTATTTCACAGCTCGATTCCAAGACGAATCCCGACGGTCCGACTATGCGAGCCGGCGCTCTCGCTTCCCTCCATGAGGCGATGGAAGCGGGCGTCGACGAGCAGCTTGCCGACTACATCACGGTTCTCGAGGAAGCCCTCGGCCAAGACGGCGTACCCGGCGACTATTGGAAGGACAAGATCGCTCTCATCCTCGACGGGCTAACCTACCGCCTCGAGAAGCTGTAG
- a CDS encoding GNAT family N-acetyltransferase produces MIHAVLRGLRSDDAEDVLAAFQSNDDMSRQGRVANLDEAQDYVRRLISQDSVHVPYAIDDGGRLVGLVCVSVDREDLTGWFWYWIHADYRGSGLVKRGATAVANWALNDGGLERLELGHRVNNPASGAVARAAGFIKEGTERQKFLVDGNRIDVDTYGRLRTDPAPQGPVLPMESCLH; encoded by the coding sequence ATGATCCATGCTGTTCTGCGAGGCTTGAGAAGTGATGATGCTGAGGATGTTCTTGCGGCCTTTCAATCGAATGATGACATGTCCCGGCAAGGCCGGGTCGCGAACCTTGATGAAGCACAGGATTACGTGAGGCGGCTTATTTCCCAAGACTCCGTCCATGTCCCGTATGCGATCGACGATGGTGGCCGACTGGTGGGGCTTGTCTGCGTGAGTGTTGATCGAGAAGACCTCACCGGCTGGTTCTGGTACTGGATCCACGCGGACTACCGAGGCTCAGGTCTCGTCAAACGTGGTGCAACTGCGGTTGCAAACTGGGCTTTGAACGATGGTGGTTTGGAACGGCTCGAGCTCGGCCATCGCGTCAATAATCCAGCATCCGGAGCCGTTGCTCGGGCCGCAGGATTCATCAAGGAAGGAACTGAACGACAAAAGTTCCTCGTTGACGGCAACCGCATAGATGTCGACACGTACGGAAGGCTTCGCACGGATCCTGCCCCGCAGGGTCCGGTCCTTCCCATGGAGTCATGCCTTCATTGA